In one window of Thermodesulfobacteriota bacterium DNA:
- a CDS encoding CBS domain-containing protein, producing the protein MTAAGIMTKEVLTIPGSGTMLDAFRLLKEKKVRQIPVLDGQNRVMGVITPRALMKAILPKYVSDGLVADVKFAPELPDFIRNIDSLALKKVVDLMERDFVAVRPETSTMEVAALLVNPGKHADSVLVVDDGNRLLGIISPWDVFRRLWDYSEKKKKG; encoded by the coding sequence ATGACGGCCGCAGGCATAATGACCAAAGAGGTCCTTACGATACCGGGTTCCGGGACCATGCTCGACGCATTCAGGCTCCTGAAGGAAAAAAAAGTAAGGCAGATACCCGTCCTTGACGGGCAAAACAGGGTCATGGGGGTCATAACCCCGCGCGCGCTCATGAAGGCGATACTGCCGAAATACGTAAGCGACGGGCTTGTCGCTGACGTAAAGTTCGCTCCTGAGCTCCCGGATTTCATAAGGAACATCGATTCGCTTGCCTTGAAAAAGGTCGTTGACCTCATGGAGCGGGACTTCGTCGCCGTCCGGCCGGAGACATCGACGATGGAAGTCGCTGCCCTGCTCGTAAACCCCGGAAAGCACGCGGACTCGGTCTTAGTGGTGGACGACGGGAACCGGCTGCTCGGGATAATATCGCCCTGGGACGTTTTCAGGAGGCTGTGGGACTACTCGGAAAAAAAGAAAAAGGGATAG